The genomic interval AAGAAGTTCCTATTTAGCTGGTATTTTGAAAGATCATTTATGTTTTCTTTTTAAAGAAAGGATATTGATACTTATTAATCTCTTATTTCCATTACCAAAGTATCAAATAATTTACCATCAATATAAACCAAAAGTGCCCATTTCCCTGCTTCTGGTAGTACGACATTCGAAGGCATACTTCCATCAGCTCCGTTAACTTTACCACCGACACCATTCCTAGCCCATACTCCATCACTTAAAACTGGATGTATATTGGAAGTGCTTTGGTTATAACCAACGACTGTCATCTCCCCTTTATCAATCCCCCAAAAGTGCCACAACCACTTTTCCACTTCATTTGGTTTTAATTCTGGTCCTATTATGCCAAGTTTATTTTTGTTTCCAACCATATCACTTCGTGTACCTGTGTCAAATTCGGTAACTGTTCTATCCCAATCTACTTTTTCAAAGTCTTTTTCCGTTACAAAACTTGGAATATCTTTAGGTAAATTTATGGAACTGCTTTTATTATCAACCTTGGTTGAATCACAACCGGTAATAACTATAAAAAAGAATAAAGTTAAAAATATGTACATATTCCTCACAAAATTCCTCCTGTTGTTTTGGACATTACTGTATATTTCGTTAGATTGTATAAATTCCCCTTTAATTTCATTCAACCTTTACCGATACTTGAAGTAGAAAAGTGCGAATCGTTTGGATTAAGGAATCGCGCCCTATGCTGGAATACCGGATTCTGTTATCAGGTATATGAAGATGAAGCTTAGTATAGCTCACCTTTTGTTAATATAATTGCTTTTCCGCCTACCATAACTCTTGGATTATTTTTATTAATTAATTTTGTAATGATAGAAGAAGGTCTGCCCATACTATACCCTTGAAGGAAAGAGTACTCTTGATTAAATTTATTTAATACGTGGTAATTAAAAAGATAATATGTTAAGGCCCCATTCGAAGTACCTGTCGCGGCTTCCTCATCAATACCATAGAGTGGGCAAAAGTTTCTACTCTCTGCTATTCCTTCTTTTGTGTCAAGTGTAAATGCATGGACTCCTCCCACTAAATTATTCCTTGTATATTCAGCAAGTACTTTAAAATCAGGATTTAGAGCATACAAAGCATCCTTCGTTTTTATTGGAAGCATGATATCCCAAAGACCAGTGCTTGCAGCTTGAGGAACTAGATTGAAGTTTATATTTCCTATTTGGCTTTTATCAATTTTAAAAAGGTCAGATAAATAATCATAATCATCAAATATTTTTCCTAGCTTTGGTTCAGCTTGCTCCATCATTATAAATGATTGATTCAGCTCAACAGAAAGTGTACCAGCAAGTGTTTTCATAAAATATGTATTATTATCTTCAACTGCATAGCTGTCCAATAGGGCCTTGAAGGATGCAATGGTAGCATGTCCACAAAGTCCAACCTGTGAAGTTGGTGTGAAAAACTTTATTTCAAAATTTTTATTGTCTATTTTTTTGATAAATGCTGTTTCTGAAAAGCGAACTTCTGCAGCAAATTTCTGCATAAACTCTTCGTCTAAATTTTCATGGATTACTACGCCTGCTGGATTCCCGCCAAATTTTGTTTCTGTAAATGCATCAATTACATAATATAACAATTCTAATTCTCTCCTATTAAGTAATTTCAAAAAATGTCTCTTTTGCTTAACTTAATCATTTCAGTTTGCCGGCATTTTAGCAATTGTTAATCTGGTCCGATTGCGGAATAAAGAAATAGTACTATGCCCTAGTTTAGAGATTAGTCTACTTAACCATTAATTTTTTATTGCAGATAAGTATAGTAAATTCAGAAACTACAAATAAAAAAGGATACCATCGGTGATAAACCAATGTGATATGAAAGAAATCAATAGTAATAATGGAATCCAGTTCAATTGTTAATGTACTATAATTATTAGAGACTGATAGGAGGTGGTTTCAAAAGGTCGCAAATTGTGACTTTTAATGAGACAGCCTTCTTTCATTTTGTTTAATTTAAGAAAATAGTAATGTGAAGAAAATGCTCTTTTGCTTTTTTTAGTTTTTTAACATCCGATAAATCATTTACTGTGTAACCACAGAATAAAAAAACTTTCCTTAAGATCTAAAGCAGGGTTAACCCTGCTGGTTTCACTTCAAGCAATGTTCAATTCGTTCTTTTAGATTCAAACAAAATCCCTAACAATTCAAAAAAGACAAACGTGTGTCTGCCTATCTTATCTAACAGTCTGCTGTTTCCCATTAACTTTAATAATAATTGAGTATTTATCGTGTCCTTCAAATGTTCCTTGTATAGGAATTCCTTTTGTTAATATTATTTTTACTTCTTTCTTGCTGTTTTTTATCTCTTCTAGACAATCCCCTTGTAAATTCAATAATTGTCTCCCTTATTATCTCAATTTCCAATATTTATTTAATTATAGAATAAAAGACTAATAGAATGTATCTATTACTTTACATAAAAAACGTTCCTCATTTATCGTTGAAAAACTGCATAAAAAATAGCGATTGCGCCTTTAATGATTCCGGTGCAAATCGCTATTATGATGGCACCAGTGATGGTGGTTTTTATCGAAGTTATTTTATCATCAATTTTATTTAGCTTCTCATTCATATTCATAATCTGATGATCATTCAGATGTGAAGTTCTTTCAAGAGTAGCAACCCGTTGCTCTAAATTCTTCACGTCAGTTTTTAATTCAGCCCCATGAGTTCATTTCCTGTTGAACCTCCACAGTTTGTAACATTGCTCACTCCTCCCCCTTTTAACATTTTTGTTCACCTCTTTAAAGGCAAAATAAAAAGCCCTCATTGAGGACTTATTGAATTGTGTCGTTTTAAAAATTTAAAAAAGAGAAATAGATTAATTCGGATGCTCTTTTTTCATTTCATTATTCACCAAGTTTTGTGTTGAATCTTGAGTCGTTTCTTTAACATTTTCAATGGCGTTCTGTACATAATAAGTGGCAGATTGAGCTCCATTCTTAAATATCTTCGTTTTGTCTTCATATGCATTGTTAATGTTTTGATCATTATCAGTCATCGTACTACCTCCAAATATCGATTCACAATTTATATTGTCATCGATATCAAAATTCTATTCATTTCTTAAACATTTAAAAATTACTTTATTGTATTTTTCTTCAAAATTAAAAAATAATAATACTTTGCAAAGTATGCAGCTCCACAACAATAGAATTTCAATCAGAATAATTATCTAAGTTTAATTTTTTACGTATAAATGCAATGAAAAGTAATATTATCGGGAAAATAATTTGTAAAGGAACATGGAAATAAGGAACAAAATATTCCAGTCCTAATTCTAGATGCCTAGTAAAATTTGATGCAATTAATAATGATAAAGGAGTTATAATGGTCCCCAGAGCGAGTAAAACCGATTTCATATCATTTATCTTTAATAATTGTGAGATTGCAACTGCAGCTCCGAATGCCCAGCCACCAATCTTAAAAAATACTCCTACTACCATCATTAATATAATCAAAGCATCAAAACGTTCCAGGAAATCAGCAATTGACACTAACCGAGTTGCAGTAAGAAGAGGAAATAAATCCTTTTTGTAAATTCCAGGACCTAATACAGATAAAGTTATAACGATATTAGCTGTTAGCAATAACCCCGTAATTAAAATTACCGCCATGCCTACTTTTCTGACATTTTTTCTATTATTTAAAAAAGGAAAAAACATCATAATGATAAAAGCTTCTCCAAATGGAAAGTTTATTGTAACTGGAAATACTTCTTTCAATATTGGTTTTAAACCATATCCTAAAACGGGCGTTAAATTCTTAATATTGAATTGACCTGTACTAAAAATTAAAAACCAAACCACCACAGTTGCTAAAATATAAATTGGTAAAATCACTTCTCCCATTCTACCAAAAGTTTCAAGTCCACCCCGAAGACAATACATCATTAACACCATAAAACTTCCGATAATAACTACTAAGGGGGTATCAACTAAGATTGTTGAGACGATCAGAACCCCAAAATCACGACAGGCTCTTGCCGCAGAATAAATGAAATGTAATATATAAATTATAATTAAGGGATAAGATAAATATTTTCCAATAATTTTAGGTATCATCTGAACTAAAGTATCATCCGGGTAATAAACAGATAATTGCGTATAAACACCCATTAATATCATGCCGGTCAACATACTAATTAAAATAACTAACCATGCATCCTGCTTAGCTTCTGCACCTATCCCAATAATCATTGTTGTTCCTAACTCGAATCCGAATATGATATAAAAGAGTTGAAGTGCACTTATGTTTTGTTTTTGCATAATCGTCTCCCAAGGAAATTCCATTTTTTTCTTATCATTACCTTGTCCGACTACGTTATTCATACCTTTAAGCAATAAGGAATGTTGTCCACTCGTTAAACATATCCATAAACGTTTATTTATCTGTATTCATAACTATTTATAACGTGTTGTATCTACAAATGCTGTATAAATTACTCGCCACTTATGCACACTCTCTGCGATTCTTTCCCAACAATTCTCACAGATCCAACCACTAAAATATCCACAGTATTGTATTGGACTTCCTTATCACAGCACTCACATGTACCATTTTTATCACCAGTCTGCATTATGCTTACCTCAAAAATAAAAAGCACTCAATATATGAGCACTTCTTCTGCCGTATTGCTTCATTCATTTCTTCATTCATCTTGTCTATTCTCATTTATCGTTAAGGGAAATAAAAAATGCCCTACGCATTGTACGACTCTCTTGTGATTTTCTCATATTGAAATAATGTTATACCGTTTAGGGAGCAATAAATGTGGTCGTTTTGTGGTTAGAATAACAAAAAAACAAGGTAAAACCCTTATATATCAAGAGTTTTACCTTATAAGTAATTACATCACCCGCTTAAACATCTTCTCCATCTCATATGTCGAGTAATGAATAATGATCGGGCGTCCATGTGGACAT from Metabacillus sediminilitoris carries:
- a CDS encoding PhzF family phenazine biosynthesis protein — encoded protein: MLYYVIDAFTETKFGGNPAGVVIHENLDEEFMQKFAAEVRFSETAFIKKIDNKNFEIKFFTPTSQVGLCGHATIASFKALLDSYAVEDNNTYFMKTLAGTLSVELNQSFIMMEQAEPKLGKIFDDYDYLSDLFKIDKSQIGNINFNLVPQAASTGLWDIMLPIKTKDALYALNPDFKVLAEYTRNNLVGGVHAFTLDTKEGIAESRNFCPLYGIDEEAATGTSNGALTYYLFNYHVLNKFNQEYSFLQGYSMGRPSSIITKLINKNNPRVMVGGKAIILTKGELY
- a CDS encoding RNA chaperone Hfq; its protein translation is MNLQGDCLEEIKNSKKEVKIILTKGIPIQGTFEGHDKYSIIIKVNGKQQTVR
- a CDS encoding GerAB/ArcD/ProY family transporter, whose product is MQKQNISALQLFYIIFGFELGTTMIIGIGAEAKQDAWLVILISMLTGMILMGVYTQLSVYYPDDTLVQMIPKIIGKYLSYPLIIIYILHFIYSAARACRDFGVLIVSTILVDTPLVVIIGSFMVLMMYCLRGGLETFGRMGEVILPIYILATVVVWFLIFSTGQFNIKNLTPVLGYGLKPILKEVFPVTINFPFGEAFIIMMFFPFLNNRKNVRKVGMAVILITGLLLTANIVITLSVLGPGIYKKDLFPLLTATRLVSIADFLERFDALIILMMVVGVFFKIGGWAFGAAVAISQLLKINDMKSVLLALGTIITPLSLLIASNFTRHLELGLEYFVPYFHVPLQIIFPIILLFIAFIRKKLNLDNYSD